A single Campylobacter hyointestinalis subsp. hyointestinalis DNA region contains:
- a CDS encoding aspartate kinase — protein MLIVQKYGGTSVGTLERIEEVSKRVIDTKKAGNDVVVVVSAMSGVTNKLIEYAEYFTKIAPASKDMDMLLSAGERVTSSLLSIALNEKGYEAVAMSGRAAGIITDDVHTKARILEIDCTNLKKALGEGKIVVVAGFQGVSVDGDVTTLGRGGSDLSAVALAGALHADLCEIYTDVDGVYTTDPRIEPKAKKLDKISYDEMLELASMGAKVLQNRSVELAKKLNVNLVTRSSFNNNEGTLITGEANMENSSMEQVLISGIALDKNQARVTLRGVVDKPGVAAAIFTKLAAKNINVDMIIQNTSHEDGTTSLGFTVPQNEMEAAREVVEGTARSVEIDSDVVKVSVVGVGMKSHSGIASLAFTTLADEGINIQMISTSEIKISMIVASKYGELAVRALHKAYKLDA, from the coding sequence ATGCTTATAGTTCAAAAATACGGTGGTACAAGCGTCGGAACGCTTGAGCGAATAGAAGAAGTATCAAAAAGAGTAATAGATACAAAAAAAGCCGGAAATGATGTAGTAGTCGTAGTTTCTGCTATGAGTGGAGTTACAAATAAACTTATAGAATATGCCGAGTATTTTACTAAAATAGCCCCTGCTAGTAAAGATATGGATATGCTTTTAAGCGCTGGAGAGAGAGTAACTAGTTCGCTTTTATCTATAGCATTAAATGAAAAAGGTTATGAAGCTGTTGCTATGAGCGGTAGAGCAGCAGGGATCATAACAGATGATGTTCATACTAAAGCTAGGATCTTAGAGATAGACTGCACGAATTTGAAAAAAGCTCTTGGCGAGGGCAAGATAGTCGTTGTTGCTGGATTTCAAGGAGTTAGTGTGGATGGCGATGTGACTACTCTTGGTCGTGGAGGAAGTGATCTAAGTGCTGTTGCACTAGCTGGAGCTTTGCATGCTGATTTATGTGAGATCTACACTGATGTAGATGGGGTTTATACCACCGATCCTAGGATAGAGCCAAAAGCCAAAAAACTTGATAAGATAAGCTATGATGAGATGCTTGAGCTTGCAAGTATGGGTGCAAAGGTATTGCAAAACAGAAGCGTTGAACTAGCTAAAAAATTAAACGTAAATTTAGTAACAAGAAGTAGTTTTAATAATAATGAAGGAACATTAATAACAGGAGAAGCAAATATGGAAAATAGCAGTATGGAGCAAGTACTCATCAGCGGCATTGCACTAGATAAAAATCAAGCTAGGGTTACTTTGCGAGGAGTCGTTGATAAACCTGGCGTTGCAGCTGCGATTTTTACTAAACTTGCCGCAAAAAATATAAACGTAGATATGATAATCCAAAATACAAGTCACGAAGATGGCACTACAAGCCTCGGATTTACCGTCCCTCAAAATGAAATGGAAGCAGCTAGAGAAGTGGTGGAAGGAACAGCAAGAAGCGTAGAGATAGATAGCGACGTGGTAAAAGTAAGTGTTGTGGGCGTCGGTATGAAAAGTCATAGTGGTATAGCTAGCCTTGCATTTACTACTTTAGCAGATGAGGGTATAAATATACAAATGATATCTACTAGCGAGATAAAGATCTCTATGATAGTTGCGTCAAAATACGGTGAATTAGCCGTAAGAGCTTTACATAAAGCATACAAACTGGACGCTTAA
- a CDS encoding HobA family DNA replication regulator, whose translation MSDFMKWSLEAIRDDSPLMSWMEERRVEWAPLLASRIKYLLDGFTFIVICDEDRDWFESYFLRKINRKNSSRPILPFVSLRSLYPSLGEINSKEEISLLEDMLSIAFPNGYIYFYIGKSNSKFASFAKGKDDSYMWLFDEQAQNSFYLSSSDDMLDFKLLSMFRLFDKSIDDVLFGKITL comes from the coding sequence ATGAGCGATTTTATGAAATGGAGCTTAGAGGCTATCAGAGATGATAGTCCTCTTATGAGTTGGATGGAAGAAAGGCGCGTGGAGTGGGCGCCACTGCTAGCTTCTAGGATAAAGTACCTTTTAGACGGCTTTACTTTTATCGTGATATGCGATGAAGATAGAGACTGGTTTGAAAGCTATTTTCTAAGAAAAATAAATAGAAAAAATAGCTCTAGACCTATACTTCCTTTCGTATCTTTAAGATCGCTATATCCATCTCTTGGCGAGATCAACTCAAAAGAAGAGATAAGCCTTTTAGAAGATATGCTAAGCATCGCCTTTCCAAATGGATATATATATTTTTACATAGGAAAATCAAACTCTAAATTTGCTAGTTTCGCAAAAGGGAAAGATGATAGCTATATGTGGCTCTTTGATGAGCAAGCGCAAAATAGCTTTTATCTAAGCTCAAGCGATGATATGCTTGATTTTAAGCTACTTTCTATGTTTAGGCTGTTTGATAAAAGTATAGATGACGTGCTTTTTGGCAAAATAACTCTTTAG
- a CDS encoding DNA polymerase III subunit delta', which translates to MQSKIIIDEDFESIKSEILAENDPNFVKIFEYDTLLMENAKEIINEAYIAEIREKIIVIIAHKFGIDPQNALLKILEEPPRNIVFVIVAKSKNLLLPTVRSRLVMDSRVKKSIKIDIGLNLKRLELKEIYLFIEEKVALEKSDKFGKKELLAVVKQIILDAITAGIKFESEDYEYFYKIYRLIDLNAKSASVLTPLLLLLMQRTR; encoded by the coding sequence TTGCAGAGCAAAATCATAATAGATGAAGATTTCGAATCTATAAAAAGCGAAATTTTAGCTGAGAATGATCCAAATTTTGTAAAAATATTTGAATACGATACTCTTTTAATGGAAAATGCTAAAGAGATAATAAACGAAGCTTATATCGCAGAGATCAGAGAAAAAATCATAGTCATAATAGCTCATAAATTTGGTATAGATCCACAAAATGCACTGCTTAAGATATTAGAAGAACCGCCAAGAAATATAGTTTTTGTAATCGTCGCAAAGAGTAAAAATCTCCTTTTACCAACCGTCAGATCTAGGCTCGTTATGGATAGCAGAGTCAAAAAAAGTATAAAGATCGATATCGGTTTAAATTTAAAAAGGTTAGAGCTTAAGGAAATTTATCTTTTTATAGAAGAGAAAGTAGCGCTTGAAAAGAGCGATAAATTCGGTAAAAAAGAGCTTTTAGCAGTAGTAAAACAGATAATCTTAGATGCGATTACTGCTGGGATCAAATTTGAAAGCGAAGATTACGAATACTTTTATAAAATTTATAGATTAATAGATCTAAACGCGAAATCAGCTAGCGTTTTAACGCCGCTTTTACTTCTTTTGATGCAAAGGACAAGATGA
- the folP gene encoding dihydropteroate synthase: MKVFKVSKDNDFEVLCKDIKPHIAGLNIMKQKSALHFFYIKDIKKVAVNILKQDALSLGAELVTSKDSIFGGDELVNALLIVNDRQLALLSKKEAKQDFGLKDLAKFIEIEFKKPDMPSIMGVLNFNDDSFNPSSRTTKNECISKIQKMIEDGAEYIDIGMISSRPRSVYPGPGSVYPGRDEEFSRVKPVVDEIYASKIYEKVKLSLDSFDEKCLTYALERGFSMVNDITADLSLATLATKYDAEYCLMHKIGDPKTMQKDVKDCDILSNVDEFFAKKLEICESLGVKKIFLDVGIGFGKTPRDNMILIKNLEHFLHFGYPLFVGASRKSVIDHYCKASVSERLPGTLFLHLKAFENGAKIIRVHDVLEHIQMFKINQIYKNLEI, encoded by the coding sequence ATGAAAGTTTTTAAAGTCAGTAAAGATAATGATTTTGAAGTTTTGTGCAAGGATATAAAACCACATATCGCTGGGCTAAATATAATGAAACAAAAGTCAGCTCTTCACTTTTTTTATATAAAAGATATTAAAAAAGTAGCCGTAAATATCTTAAAACAAGACGCTCTAAGCCTAGGAGCCGAGCTTGTGACTTCAAAAGACAGTATTTTTGGTGGAGACGAGCTAGTAAATGCTCTGCTTATAGTAAATGATAGGCAGCTCGCTCTTTTGAGTAAAAAAGAGGCAAAGCAAGATTTTGGGCTAAAAGATCTAGCTAAATTTATAGAAATAGAGTTTAAAAAGCCAGATATGCCAAGCATAATGGGTGTTTTAAATTTCAATGACGATAGTTTTAACCCTAGTAGCAGAACCACTAAAAACGAGTGCATCTCAAAAATACAAAAGATGATAGAAGATGGCGCTGAGTACATAGATATAGGTATGATTAGCTCACGTCCTAGAAGTGTTTATCCTGGTCCTGGAAGTGTTTATCCTGGGCGTGATGAGGAGTTTAGTAGAGTTAAGCCTGTCGTTGATGAAATTTATGCAAGTAAGATTTATGAAAAAGTTAAGCTAAGTCTAGATAGTTTTGATGAAAAATGCCTTACTTACGCGCTTGAGAGAGGCTTTAGTATGGTAAATGACATAACTGCAGATCTAAGCTTAGCTACTCTAGCTACTAAGTATGACGCAGAGTATTGCTTGATGCACAAAATAGGCGATCCTAAGACTATGCAAAAAGACGTAAAAGACTGCGATATTTTAAGTAATGTTGATGAGTTTTTCGCTAAAAAGCTTGAAATTTGCGAAAGTTTGGGCGTGAAAAAGATATTTTTAGATGTAGGAATAGGCTTTGGCAAAACTCCAAGAGACAATATGATACTCATCAAAAATTTAGAGCATTTCTTACACTTTGGATACCCTCTTTTTGTGGGTGCAAGTAGAAAAAGTGTGATAGATCATTACTGCAAAGCAAGCGTGAGTGAGCGACTTCCTGGAACGCTATTTTTACATTTAAAAGCTTTTGAAAATGGTGCTAAAATCATAAGAGTACATGATGTTTTAGAGCATATTCAAATGTTTAAGATAAATCAAATTTATAAAAATTTAGAAATTTAG
- the ligA gene encoding NAD-dependent DNA ligase LigA: MDKNEYLKAVDTLNLWAKAYYTNDAPIASDAEYDELYAKTLKFEDENPELKVPYSPTCRVGGEILSEFQKSSHLERMWSMEDIFSDEELDAWILRGDKTGLEFFVEPKFDGASLNLLYENGKLVKAATRGDGSIGEDVTHNARVISSIPLQISYKELIEIRGEVVISKEDFELINLKREKNGEPPLANPRNAAAGSLRQLDNGVVKQRKLKFYPWGVGRNSLDYEKHSQIMDFVRSLGFLQDEFCLICKTSDELKNAYKELTKKRDDKPILMDGMVVRVNDLSKAKSLGYTVKFPKFMVAYKFPAIEKTARLIDVALQVGRTGVVTPVGILDGVWIEGAFVRNVTLHNFDEINRLGLMKNDLVTVIRSGDVIPKITSVFKERRNGEEKEIVRPKFCPECGMELLDEDVFIKCQNLSCKARVVSSIIYFASKKCMNIDGLGEKVVELLFKRGIIKDVADIYRLDELSFMGLEGFKTKKISNLLKAIDDSKTPNLERFITSLGIEHIGEVAAKKIAVTYGQKWTCLSLEELLSLDGFGEAMALSYLEFIRVNLDKIKELLGFITPKIAQIELKQNAFSGKTVVITGSLSRPRDEFKAELESFGAKVTNSVSTKTDFVLYGDEAGSKLEKAMSLGISLINENEYESLK; this comes from the coding sequence ATGGATAAAAATGAGTACCTAAAAGCAGTCGATACACTAAATTTATGGGCAAAAGCTTACTATACGAATGATGCTCCTATAGCTAGTGACGCCGAATACGACGAACTTTACGCCAAAACGCTTAAGTTTGAAGATGAAAATCCAGAGTTAAAAGTTCCATACTCTCCTACTTGTAGAGTCGGCGGCGAAATTCTAAGCGAATTTCAAAAATCATCGCATTTAGAGCGAATGTGGTCTATGGAAGATATTTTTAGCGATGAAGAACTTGACGCTTGGATACTTAGGGGCGATAAAACGGGGCTTGAATTTTTTGTAGAGCCTAAATTTGACGGCGCTAGTTTAAATCTGCTCTATGAAAATGGAAAACTTGTAAAAGCTGCCACTAGAGGCGATGGAAGCATAGGCGAAGACGTGACTCATAACGCTAGAGTTATCTCATCTATCCCGCTTCAAATTTCTTATAAAGAACTCATAGAGATCAGGGGCGAAGTCGTGATCTCAAAAGAAGATTTTGAGCTTATAAACTTAAAACGTGAAAAAAATGGCGAGCCGCCTTTAGCAAATCCTAGAAATGCGGCTGCTGGTAGCCTTAGACAGCTAGATAATGGCGTAGTAAAACAAAGAAAACTCAAATTTTATCCTTGGGGAGTAGGGCGCAACTCTTTGGACTACGAAAAACATTCGCAGATTATGGACTTTGTGCGAAGTCTTGGATTTTTGCAAGACGAGTTTTGTTTGATCTGCAAAACAAGTGACGAGCTGAAAAATGCCTACAAAGAACTTACAAAAAAAAGAGACGATAAGCCTATCTTAATGGACGGAATGGTTGTAAGGGTAAATGACTTAAGCAAAGCAAAAAGTCTTGGATATACAGTCAAATTTCCAAAATTTATGGTTGCGTATAAATTCCCAGCTATAGAAAAAACGGCTCGCTTGATAGATGTAGCATTGCAAGTAGGGCGAACAGGTGTTGTAACTCCGGTGGGTATTTTAGATGGAGTATGGATAGAGGGCGCTTTTGTACGAAATGTCACGTTGCATAATTTTGATGAGATAAATCGCCTTGGGCTTATGAAAAATGACCTTGTTACAGTCATAAGAAGTGGAGATGTGATACCAAAGATCACTAGCGTGTTTAAAGAGCGTAGAAATGGTGAAGAAAAGGAGATAGTGCGTCCTAAATTCTGCCCAGAATGTGGCATGGAGCTTTTAGACGAAGATGTTTTTATAAAATGTCAAAATTTGAGCTGCAAAGCAAGAGTCGTAAGCTCTATTATATATTTTGCTTCAAAAAAATGTATGAACATAGATGGGCTTGGAGAAAAGGTAGTGGAGCTGCTTTTTAAAAGAGGAATCATCAAAGATGTAGCAGATATTTATAGGCTTGATGAGCTTAGCTTTATGGGATTAGAGGGTTTTAAAACAAAAAAAATATCAAATTTACTAAAAGCTATTGATGATTCTAAAACCCCAAATTTAGAACGTTTTATCACGTCTTTAGGTATAGAACATATCGGGGAGGTTGCCGCAAAAAAAATAGCCGTAACTTACGGTCAAAAGTGGACCTGCTTAAGCCTTGAAGAACTTCTTAGTTTAGATGGTTTTGGCGAAGCTATGGCGTTAAGCTATCTTGAGTTTATAAGGGTAAATTTAGACAAGATCAAAGAGCTTCTTGGTTTTATAACGCCTAAAATAGCCCAAATAGAGCTAAAACAAAATGCTTTTAGCGGTAAGACAGTTGTCATAACCGGATCTTTATCTCGCCCTAGAGATGAGTTCAAAGCCGAGCTTGAGAGTTTTGGGGCAAAGGTAACAAACTCAGTTTCTACTAAAACCGACTTTGTTTTGTACGGAGACGAGGCAGGAAGTAAACTAGAAAAAGCTATGAGTTTAGGTATAAGTTTGATAAATGAAAACGAGTATGAGAGCCTTAAATGA
- the tlyA gene encoding 23S rRNA (cytidine-2'-O)-methyltransferase TlyA produces MRADLAVALVLGISRNKASELIKLGKIYINDRILDKPSLEVDESADIKALDTIYVSRAALKLKGFLDEIKFDPFGLNALDIGSSTGGFVQVLLENGVKSVTALDVGSDQLDSTLRNDARVIVRENTDIRDFKEGKFDLVTIDVSFISVLLILKDIDRLAKRDIILLHKPQFEVGKDVKRNSRGVVKDKKQILLSQKYFQSACSELGWECLAKKECVITGKEGNLESFYHYRKK; encoded by the coding sequence ATGAGAGCAGATCTTGCAGTGGCATTGGTGCTTGGTATTAGCAGAAATAAAGCTAGTGAACTGATAAAGCTAGGAAAAATTTATATAAATGATAGGATTTTAGACAAGCCAAGCTTAGAAGTAGATGAGAGCGCTGATATAAAAGCCTTAGATACTATTTATGTTAGCAGGGCGGCTTTGAAACTAAAAGGCTTTTTAGACGAGATCAAATTTGATCCATTTGGCTTAAACGCTCTTGATATAGGAAGTAGCACAGGCGGATTTGTGCAAGTTTTGCTTGAAAATGGAGTAAAAAGCGTGACGGCTTTAGATGTAGGAAGCGATCAGCTTGATAGTACTCTTAGGAACGATGCTAGAGTCATAGTGAGAGAAAATACCGATATAAGGGATTTCAAAGAAGGTAAATTTGATCTAGTAACTATAGATGTTAGTTTTATATCCGTTTTGCTCATTTTAAAAGATATTGATCGTTTGGCTAAAAGAGATATAATCTTGCTTCATAAACCACAATTTGAAGTAGGAAAAGACGTAAAAAGAAACTCAAGAGGCGTAGTCAAAGATAAAAAGCAAATTTTACTTTCACAAAAATATTTTCAGAGCGCTTGCAGCGAGCTTGGCTGGGAATGCCTTGCTAAAAAAGAGTGCGTGATAACAGGTAAGGAGGGAAACCTTGAATCATTCTACCACTATAGAAAAAAATGA
- a CDS encoding bifunctional riboflavin kinase/FAD synthetase yields MNHSTTIEKNDIDSIAIGHFDGIHKGHKELIKELGKGGALVVIESNKACITPGDRREEYSGVPCFYYYLKDIEDLRGDEFLKLLEADFPNLKRIVVGYDFKFGKDRAWDKHDLKNLFHGEVIIVKEFSFDGLGVHSSAIRRFLRDGDIYRANRLLGREYSIKGRVVGGQGIGKKSIYPTLNLKVEPYLLPKDGVYATRTKIGDITYSSITFIGNRLSTDGAFSIESHLLDLNLHEKVTEVRVCFVERIRDNIKFSSLLELKEQIAKDILIARNVAKVCDLSLQDNFIHSRDLV; encoded by the coding sequence TTGAATCATTCTACCACTATAGAAAAAAATGATATAGATTCTATTGCTATAGGACATTTTGACGGCATTCATAAAGGACATAAAGAACTCATAAAAGAGCTTGGAAAGGGTGGTGCGTTAGTTGTTATAGAGAGCAATAAAGCCTGTATCACCCCAGGCGATAGAAGAGAAGAATACTCAGGCGTCCCTTGCTTTTATTATTATTTAAAAGATATCGAGGATCTAAGAGGAGATGAGTTTTTAAAGCTTTTAGAGGCTGATTTTCCAAATTTAAAACGTATAGTTGTAGGATATGACTTTAAATTTGGAAAAGATAGAGCTTGGGACAAACACGACCTTAAAAATTTATTTCACGGCGAAGTCATTATAGTAAAAGAATTTAGCTTTGATGGTCTTGGTGTGCATAGCTCGGCTATCAGGCGTTTTTTACGCGATGGAGATATATATAGAGCAAATCGCCTTTTAGGTAGAGAGTACAGTATAAAAGGCAGGGTTGTAGGCGGACAAGGTATAGGAAAAAAGAGTATATATCCGACTTTAAATTTAAAAGTCGAACCGTATCTTTTGCCAAAAGACGGCGTTTATGCAACTAGAACAAAGATAGGCGATATAACGTATAGTTCCATAACCTTTATAGGAAATCGCCTTAGTACCGATGGTGCTTTTAGTATAGAAAGTCATCTTTTAGATCTGAATTTACACGAAAAAGTTACCGAAGTCAGGGTTTGCTTTGTAGAGAGGATACGTGATAATATCAAATTTTCTTCGCTCTTAGAGCTAAAAGAGCAGATCGCAAAAGATATACTTATAGCAAGAAACGTAGCAAAAGTTTGCGATCTTAGTCTGCAAGATAACTTTATACATTCAAGGGATTTAGTGTGA
- the cmoA gene encoding carboxy-S-adenosyl-L-methionine synthase CmoA, with the protein MRDEVFKEPIKKQFEFDESVVSVFDDMVSRSVPFYDTVQSLITEILVKNLPTNANVFDLGCSTATTLLRLFKLRNDLVLNGVDSSEAMIKTAKNKALAYGASLNLFAKDILEYDFSGADAVILNYTLQFIRPIKRDEFVKKIYLNLNQNGLFVFSEKLVFEDKKFTLDMIEIYEEYKVKQGYSKFEISQKRQALENILIPYTQKENEELCLNAGFKRVETLFKWANFATFIAFK; encoded by the coding sequence GTGAGAGATGAGGTTTTTAAAGAGCCTATAAAAAAGCAATTTGAGTTTGATGAGAGCGTGGTAAGTGTTTTTGATGATATGGTAAGTCGCTCAGTGCCTTTTTATGACACGGTACAATCTCTAATAACTGAAATTTTAGTAAAAAATTTACCGACAAATGCTAATGTTTTTGATCTGGGATGTTCGACTGCTACTACGCTTCTAAGACTTTTTAAGCTTAGAAATGACCTTGTTTTAAATGGCGTAGATAGTAGTGAAGCTATGATAAAAACGGCAAAAAACAAAGCTCTTGCTTATGGGGCTAGTCTAAATTTGTTTGCTAAAGATATCTTAGAGTATGACTTTAGCGGGGCAGATGCTGTGATACTTAACTATACTTTACAGTTCATTCGTCCGATAAAAAGAGATGAATTCGTGAAAAAGATCTACTTGAATTTAAACCAAAACGGGCTTTTTGTATTTAGTGAAAAGCTGGTTTTCGAAGATAAAAAATTTACCTTAGATATGATAGAAATTTACGAAGAATATAAGGTAAAGCAAGGATATTCTAAGTTTGAGATATCACAAAAACGTCAAGCCTTAGAAAATATACTCATACCTTATACTCAAAAAGAAAATGAAGAGCTTTGTTTAAACGCAGGTTTTAAAAGAGTTGAAACGCTTTTTAAATGGGCAAATTTCGCTACTTTTATAGCTTTTAAATAA
- a CDS encoding HAD family hydrolase has translation MKLYLYDLDKTLIKEDSAKLWADFIYEKGLVGAEFVAAQEAYEDDYANGVLDMDEYQKHFLAPIKGKTKQDIKPLLSEFVDKKIKGIVYDDAIKLVNSNAGKKIVISATNDFIVQAVCEFLHIDEFLATDSQIQGGVYTGNIDGIAAFRDGKVKKIKSYVSKDEFENATFYSDSINDLPLLKAVKIGVLVNPDKLLLEENEKLKFDILRFEK, from the coding sequence ATGAAGTTGTATCTATATGATCTTGACAAAACGCTTATCAAAGAAGATAGCGCCAAGCTTTGGGCGGATTTTATCTATGAAAAAGGGCTTGTCGGGGCTGAGTTCGTAGCAGCTCAAGAGGCTTATGAAGATGACTACGCTAATGGCGTGCTTGATATGGATGAGTACCAAAAGCACTTTTTAGCTCCGATAAAAGGCAAAACAAAGCAGGATATAAAACCGCTTTTGAGTGAGTTTGTGGATAAAAAGATCAAGGGTATAGTCTATGATGATGCTATAAAGCTAGTAAATTCAAACGCGGGTAAGAAGATAGTCATATCCGCAACAAATGATTTTATAGTACAGGCCGTGTGTGAGTTTCTTCATATAGATGAGTTTTTAGCGACGGATAGCCAGATACAAGGCGGCGTTTATACTGGAAATATCGATGGTATTGCAGCGTTTAGAGATGGAAAAGTAAAAAAGATCAAATCTTATGTGTCTAAAGATGAGTTTGAAAATGCGACTTTTTATAGCGATAGCATAAATGATCTTCCGCTTTTAAAAGCTGTAAAAATCGGAGTTTTGGTAAATCCAGATAAGCTTTTGCTAGAAGAGAACGAAAAGTTGAAATTTGATATTTTGAGATTTGAAAAGTAG
- a CDS encoding aminotransferase class IV: MNSSKKSIFLFETIKIQNGNVLNLDFHIKRAQNSVLNELKFDFAKILKPKTEGIYRAKVIYDQNGELVSVEYFPYKMRDFYEFKLININFSYDKKYLDRSDINKAKNGFDEIIMVKNSLITDTSIANLAIFDESSGLWLTPKTPLLKGTSRQRLLQDGFLKPKDISKNELLNAKKIALMNAMIGFVELDKFKII; encoded by the coding sequence ATGAACTCATCCAAAAAGTCTATTTTCCTTTTTGAGACTATAAAAATTCAAAACGGCAATGTTTTAAATTTAGATTTTCACATCAAAAGAGCTCAAAATTCCGTCTTAAATGAGCTTAAATTTGATTTTGCAAAGATTTTAAAGCCAAAAACAGAGGGCATTTACAGAGCCAAAGTGATATATGATCAAAATGGCGAGCTTGTAAGCGTAGAGTATTTTCCATACAAAATGCGTGATTTTTACGAGTTCAAGCTAATAAATATAAACTTTAGCTACGATAAAAAATATCTAGATAGAAGCGACATAAACAAAGCCAAAAACGGCTTTGATGAGATCATTATGGTCAAAAACTCTCTCATAACAGACACTAGCATAGCGAATTTAGCTATTTTTGATGAGAGCTCAGGTCTTTGGCTGACTCCAAAAACTCCACTTTTAAAAGGCACTTCAAGACAAAGGCTACTTCAAGACGGCTTTTTAAAACCAAAAGACATAAGTAAAAACGAGCTGTTAAACGCTAAAAAGATCGCTTTAATGAACGCTATGATAGGCTTTGTAGAGTTAGATAAGTTCAAAATAATATAA
- a CDS encoding aminodeoxychorismate synthase component I: MLYEFPKNQPFIALISYDTPEQNIITHPKDAKKFGIEFKLNVKNSSPIDHFIKKYPIDFDTYKTSFDKVINHQKNGDSYLLNLCFSTKIETNLSLKDIFEHTKGEALIYKKDDFVCFTPEPFVTIKDGFIHAFPMKGTINAALPKAKETLLNDPKEFSESAMMLDLMRNDLGAISTEVKVESFRYIQKVAQLYQTSSHISAKLKKGISFDEIFSSLLPAGSITGTPKHETMRIIKECEREPRGFYTGVFIYFDGVVCQSFVMIRFVKERSDGLYFFSGGGITVMSEAKKEYDELIQKVYFPF, encoded by the coding sequence ATGCTCTACGAATTCCCTAAAAACCAGCCTTTCATAGCTCTTATCAGTTACGATACTCCAGAGCAAAACATCATCACTCATCCCAAAGACGCAAAGAAATTTGGTATAGAATTTAAACTAAATGTAAAAAATAGCAGCCCTATAGATCATTTTATAAAAAAGTATCCTATAGACTTTGATACATACAAAACAAGCTTTGATAAAGTCATAAATCATCAAAAAAACGGAGATAGTTATCTTTTAAATTTATGTTTTTCTACTAAGATAGAAACAAATTTAAGTTTAAAAGATATATTTGAGCATACAAAAGGCGAAGCTCTTATCTATAAAAAAGATGATTTTGTCTGCTTTACGCCTGAGCCTTTTGTTACCATAAAAGACGGTTTTATCCATGCTTTTCCTATGAAAGGCACGATAAACGCAGCACTTCCAAAAGCCAAAGAAACGCTTTTAAACGACCCAAAAGAGTTTAGCGAATCAGCTATGATGCTTGATCTCATGAGAAATGATCTTGGCGCTATCTCTACTGAGGTTAAAGTAGAGAGTTTTAGATACATACAAAAAGTAGCGCAGCTATATCAAACTAGCTCGCACATCAGCGCAAAGCTGAAAAAGGGGATAAGTTTTGATGAGATTTTCTCTAGCTTGCTGCCAGCAGGTAGCATAACAGGGACGCCAAAGCACGAGACAATGCGCATCATCAAAGAGTGTGAAAGAGAGCCTAGGGGATTTTACACAGGAGTTTTTATATATTTTGACGGAGTAGTTTGCCAAAGCTTCGTTATGATAAGGTTTGTCAAAGAGCGCTCTGATGGGCTGTATTTTTTCAGTGGTGGAGGCATCACGGTAATGAGTGAGGCAAAAAAGGAGTATGATGAACTCATCCAAAAAGTCTATTTTCCTTTTTGA
- the rpsO gene encoding 30S ribosomal protein S15 — MALDSAKKAEIVAKFARKSGDTGSPEVQVALLTTRIAELTEHLKINKKDFSSRLGLLKLVGRRKRLLKYLKAKNYESYTKLIAELSIRDK, encoded by the coding sequence ATGGCTTTAGATTCGGCTAAAAAAGCAGAAATAGTTGCGAAATTCGCTAGAAAAAGCGGAGACACAGGTTCTCCAGAAGTTCAAGTAGCTCTTCTTACTACAAGAATTGCTGAACTTACCGAACATTTAAAAATAAATAAAAAAGATTTTAGTTCTCGTCTAGGTCTTCTTAAGCTAGTTGGTAGAAGAAAAAGACTTTTAAAATATTTAAAAGCTAAAAACTACGAATCTTATACAAAACTTATAGCTGAGCTTAGCATCAGAGATAAGTGA